A part of Aspergillus flavus chromosome 1, complete sequence genomic DNA contains:
- a CDS encoding Zn(II)2Cys6 transcription factor → MRSRTGCLTCRTRKLKCDEQKPECSQCRKGGRECRPSEGIVFRHQQNASMNKDPDDPTGGRGTLKGFYSYKNTFDEDSVWLDIPKHVIFVDNSDPYVEDLEAALGESEAAILAANAQSRDWNAQQTISLDGETQGLKALSAAAIHDQLPYTSLNMDQQPLPTPDSGVAFNAVPATTVTTGPSPNPTCNPIPGQPSPPVSISPSNSTNNNINFLLNPSQSLSPQTDPSLQNATARRSSSLTARSVASRGAGPAESKPDVPAETDREIMFLLRHFSESPGLWMDLFDLGTYFASYVPAKARSNPLLRYAACAYAAKQLGRVKGARPPTGEFASTQSLMRRGPDAKNVDWIWHGAKYYEKAIQLLMKELQPDKGPAPLSTPEAFGQWQAAELSENNDPNNPRKRRRRYSESRFSNGVHSDEVLAATAILSVYEFLDATGPAWNRHLSGVKSLLDVAEVGMMPLEQHPSPGEALPQPLKRPGLSKARRATFWNFARQDYLAAFINECNTRLNTDDLVLWTEAGLQIDNMGFIIPSNSNAAGYPEGDDVMKEDLIGNGLIWILSKIINFISSGDNLQLGSGPVNTGPLGISQQVLLERWYRLETELDVWYNGLPDTFRPCARLEHPLQKDGDGDGDGCALSEIWYSIPVCSSAMQHYHMARILLLINKPHESTSRRSTITNRLNSYRSIESEIRFHSREIVGISMAHPEGSVRINSLQPLFVSGQCLTEPREREMVLQLLRGIEFDLGWATGYRVKQLLREWGWDEQAKVGAP, encoded by the exons ATGCGATCCCGCACAGGCTG TTTGACGTGTCGTACTCGAAAACTCAAGT GTGATGAGCAAAAGCCCGAGTGTTCGCAGTGTCGCAAAGGCGGCAGAGAATGCCGCCCCAGCGAAGGGATCGTTTTCCGCCATCAGCAAAATGCCTCGATGAATAAGGACCCGGATGATCCTACCGGTGGGCGGGGCACGTTGAAAGGCTTCTATTCGTATAAGAACACTTTTGATGAGGATAGTGTATGGTTGGATATCCCAAAACATG TTATCTTTGTCGACAACTCGGATCCGTATGTGGAAGACCTCGAAGCGGCCCTGGGAGAGTCGGAGGCGGCTATCCTCGCCGCGAATGCACAGAGCCGAGATTGGAACGCTCAGCAAACCATATCTTTGGATGGAGAGACCCAGGGTTTAAAAGCTCTATCAGCGGCAGCGATCCACGATCAACTACCGTATACCTCTTTGAATATGGACCAACAACCTTTACCGACCCCCGACAGTGGCGTAGCGTTTAATGCGGTTCCAGCCACGACCGTGACGACTGGCCCTTCGCCGAACCCGACATGTAATCCGATACCCGGTCAACCATCTCCACCCGTTTCGATTTCGCCCTCTAACAGCACCAATAATAATATCAACTTCCTTCTAAATCCCTCTCAATCACTTTCCCCGCAAACGGACCCTAGTTTGCAGAATGCAACGGCACGTAGAAGCTCGTCACTAACCGCGAGATCGGTAGCGTCGCGAGGTGCGGGTCCTGCTGAATCTAAACCGGACGTACCGGCGGAGACCGACCGTGAGATCATGTTTCTATTGAGGCACTTCTCCGAGTCGCCAGGGCTCTG GATGGACTTATTCGACCTTGGGACATATTTTGCATCGTACGTGCCGGCCAAAGCACGGTCCAATCCCCTGCTGCGATACGCTGCGTGTGCGTACGCCGCGAAGCAATTGGGCCGGGTCAAAGGCGCGAGGCCCCCTACCGGTGAATTCGCCTCAACACAGTCTCTGATGCGACGAGGGCCGGATGCGAAGAACGTAGACTGGATCTGGCATGGCGCAAAGTATTATGAAAAAGCCATTCAGCTGCTGATGAAGGAGTTACAGCCGGACAAAGGCCCCGCGCCGCTCAGCACCCCCGAGGCATTTGGCCAGTGGCAGGCGGCCGAACTGTCGGAGAATAATGACCCCAATAACCCGCGAAAGCGCCGAAGGCGTTACTCGGAGAGTCGATTTTCGAATGGGGTACACTCGGATGAAGTCCTTGCGGCAACGGCCATCTTGTCTGTATATGAATTCCTGGATGCCACTGGCCCGGCGTGGAATCGACACCTGAGTGGGGTTAAATCTTTGTTGGATGTGGCAGAGGTTGGCATGATGCCACTGGAGCAACACCCGTCACCCGGAGAAGCTCTGCCCCAGCCGTTGAAGAGACCCGGTCTGTCCAAGGCCCGAAGGGCCACCTTTTGGAACTTTGCCCGGCAAGATTACCTGGCTGCCT TCATCAATGAGTGTAACACCAGGCTGAATACCGATGACCTGGTACTCTGGACGGAAGCCGGTCTTCAGATAGACAACATGGGCTTCATAATCCCTAGTAATTCAAACGCCGCCGGTTATCCTGAGGGTGATGACGTCATGAAGGAAGACCTCATCGGCAACGGTCTCATATGGATTCTTTCCAAGATCATCAACTTCATCAGCTCGGGGGACAATCTGCAGTTGGGGAGCGGTCCAGTCAATACCGGGCCTCTGGGTATCTCGCAGCAGGTTTTACTCGAGCGGTGGTATCGTCTGGAAACTGAGCTAGATGTTTGGTACAACGGTCTCCCTGATACCTTCCGGCCCTGCGCGCGGCTGGAGCACCCTTTGCAGAAAGACGGCGACGGTGATGGTGACGGATGTGCTTTGTCAGAGATCTGGTACAGCATTCCCGTCTGCTCGTCCGCGATGCAGCATTACCACATGGCCCGTATCTTACTTCTGATCAACAAACCTCATGAGTCAACTAGTAGACGGAGTACGATCACCAACCGACTCAATTCGTATCGTTCCATCGAGAGCGAGATCCGATTCCATAGTCGTGAAATTGTAGGTATCTCGATGGCTCACCCGGAAGGCTCGGTCCGGATCAACTCTCTCCAGCCATTGTTCGTTAGCGGTCAATGTCTCACCGAGCCTCGGGAACGTGAGATGGTTTTGCAACTGCTGCGCGGCATCGAGTTTGATCTTGGCTGGGCCACTGGTTATCGCGTAAAGCAATTGTTGCGAGAGTGGGGCTGGGATGAGCAAGCCAAGGTCGGGGCTCCTTGA
- a CDS encoding uncharacterized protein (expressed protein) — MYPWLGYRGIVWGVIRACQWTGLAAKPVRNYSGLIHYGMIAGKGTCQNGTRLKGNYGSGGEGAWGALGFRIEFFIDCQSRRKRERRLPIESILDVSNKVYHGMDRMDRTGDVLGLYRTGYGKVQLIPSSKRTPTPTFSPSTSLPRKAAATTPPTPEEYKLRPPCQCESPMRIRSRLFPA, encoded by the coding sequence ATGTATCCGTGGTTAGGGTATCGTGGCATCGTTTGGGGCGTCATTCGCGCTTGTCAGTGGACGGGGTTGGCGGCTAAACCAGTGAGAAATTACTCGGGACTGATCCACTATGGAATGATCGCTGGGAAGGGAACATGCCAAAATGGAACAAGATTGAAGGGAAATTACGGCAGCGGTGGAGAGGGTGCGTGGGGAGCTTTGGGTTTTAGAATTGAATTTTTCATCGACTGTCAATCTCGAAGGAAACGAGAGAGAAGATTGCCGATCGAGTCAATATTAGATGTATCCAATAAGGTATATCATGGGATGGATCGAATGGACCGTACAGGCGACGTACTAGGTCTGTACCGTACTGGGTATGGTAAGGTTCAGCTCATCCCCAGCTCCAAAAGAACCCCAACTCCTACATTTTCCCCCTCAACTTCGCTCCCCCGCAAGGCCGCAGCGACCACACCACCAACGCCGGAGGAATACAAACTCCGGCCTCCCTGCCAATGTGAATCGCCGATGAGGATCCGGTCTAGACTGTTTCCTGCCTAG